In the genome of Criblamydia sequanensis CRIB-18, one region contains:
- the priA gene encoding primosomal protein N': MSSKKLYASVILDSLDKSFDYYIPKDLQDLLTPGMRVVVPVRNTTRKGFVSEIKETASFKDPKPILSIDAEKSLITKPLFDLALWISKYYITPIGKVLTSILPASLRKTKKHKEQYFVRKKITQEEMRQLIVNLLSKSPEQARVLEVILKSEKGILLTELLEKADVSKSPINTLVKNGVLEIERVVIGRSPLSNEDYFKTRPKKLNPDQEEAFSAIKSDLEKEAFKVHLIHGVTGSGKTEVYMQAIDVALKLKKRAIILVPEISLTPQTIERFKSRFDVPIAILHHQISDGERFDAWHGIKEGKFDIVIGARSAVFSPVQNLGLIIVDEEHESSYKQSEEMPCYHARDVACMRGKLEKAVVILGSATPSLESYRNSELNKYHLSELKLRAEVSDLPTVHVIDMKHEYAKKKQFTLFSELLLDKIANGIKRGEQSLLFLNRRGYHSFQMCLSCGKSTECKHCDTALTFHKTQNALVCHLCGYRIEPPPKACLFCGSQDPLRFKGAGTELVEKQLYALFPEVRIIRLDADTTKHKGSQRKLLKEFATGKADILVGTQMIAKGLHFPEVTLVGVLNCDANLNIPDFRSHETAFQILTQVAGRAGRGRFKGEVIFQTCIPDHEVIQFAKNQDYKSFYNYEKEVRNLFQFPPFTTLAKIRLTGTDEKKTEGLLQRFREEMISHLPSDYVLYPVLPSGHAKVKDNFYFQFLVKGQSPVPMQKAFLACKEAKLIPSAFRLHIDINPLNTFF, from the coding sequence ATGTCTTCAAAAAAGCTTTATGCTTCGGTTATTTTAGATTCTTTAGATAAAAGCTTTGATTATTACATCCCAAAAGATTTGCAAGACTTGCTAACGCCGGGCATGAGAGTTGTAGTTCCCGTTAGAAACACCACAAGAAAAGGGTTTGTCTCTGAAATTAAGGAAACAGCTTCTTTTAAAGACCCTAAACCAATCCTTAGCATCGATGCTGAAAAAAGTCTTATCACAAAGCCTTTATTTGATCTCGCCCTATGGATTTCAAAATATTATATCACCCCTATCGGGAAAGTCTTAACCTCGATTTTGCCAGCAAGCCTAAGAAAGACAAAGAAGCATAAAGAACAGTATTTTGTTAGAAAAAAAATAACCCAAGAAGAGATGCGGCAGCTTATCGTCAATTTACTGTCAAAATCCCCTGAACAAGCAAGGGTGCTTGAGGTGATCTTAAAAAGTGAAAAAGGAATTTTACTAACAGAGCTTCTTGAAAAAGCAGACGTCTCAAAAAGCCCAATCAATACTCTTGTTAAAAATGGGGTTTTAGAAATTGAACGTGTTGTCATTGGCAGATCCCCTTTATCAAATGAAGATTATTTTAAGACTAGGCCCAAGAAATTAAACCCCGATCAAGAAGAGGCTTTTTCTGCTATAAAAAGCGATTTAGAGAAGGAAGCTTTTAAAGTTCATTTAATCCATGGAGTGACAGGAAGCGGAAAAACTGAAGTCTATATGCAGGCCATCGATGTGGCTTTAAAACTGAAAAAAAGAGCCATCATCTTAGTTCCTGAAATTTCTTTAACACCGCAAACGATCGAGCGTTTTAAAAGCCGTTTTGATGTGCCTATTGCGATCTTGCATCATCAAATAAGCGATGGGGAGCGTTTTGATGCTTGGCATGGCATTAAAGAAGGTAAATTTGACATTGTCATTGGAGCGAGATCCGCTGTCTTTAGCCCGGTTCAAAACCTTGGCCTTATTATTGTCGATGAGGAGCATGAAAGTTCTTATAAACAATCGGAAGAGATGCCTTGCTACCATGCGAGGGATGTCGCTTGTATGCGCGGCAAGCTTGAAAAGGCCGTTGTTATTTTAGGAAGTGCGACCCCATCGCTTGAAAGCTATCGAAATTCAGAGCTAAATAAATATCACTTATCCGAGCTTAAGCTAAGAGCTGAGGTCAGCGATTTACCAACAGTTCACGTCATCGATATGAAGCATGAGTATGCCAAGAAAAAGCAATTCACCCTTTTTTCAGAGCTTTTGCTTGATAAAATCGCAAATGGCATAAAAAGAGGCGAGCAGTCTCTCCTATTTTTAAATAGACGCGGCTATCATAGCTTTCAGATGTGTCTCTCGTGCGGAAAATCAACGGAATGCAAGCACTGCGACACGGCCTTAACCTTCCATAAAACGCAAAATGCTTTAGTTTGCCATCTTTGCGGCTATAGAATCGAGCCTCCGCCAAAAGCCTGTCTTTTTTGCGGAAGTCAAGACCCGCTACGTTTTAAGGGCGCCGGAACAGAACTTGTCGAAAAGCAGCTCTACGCCCTCTTTCCCGAGGTTAGAATTATAAGACTTGATGCCGACACAACCAAACATAAAGGGAGCCAAAGAAAACTACTCAAAGAATTTGCGACCGGCAAAGCCGATATCTTGGTGGGAACTCAAATGATAGCTAAGGGCCTTCATTTTCCTGAAGTCACTCTTGTCGGTGTCTTAAATTGCGACGCCAATTTAAATATCCCGGACTTTAGATCTCATGAAACTGCTTTTCAAATTTTAACACAAGTCGCAGGACGTGCAGGTCGAGGCCGGTTTAAAGGTGAAGTTATTTTTCAGACCTGTATTCCCGACCACGAAGTGATTCAATTTGCCAAAAATCAGGATTACAAAAGTTTTTATAATTACGAAAAAGAAGTTCGAAATCTTTTTCAGTTCCCCCCATTTACAACGCTTGCCAAAATCAGGCTTACCGGAACGGATGAAAAAAAGACTGAGGGTCTGCTGCAGCGTTTTCGAGAGGAAATGATCTCTCACCTACCCTCGGATTATGTGCTTTATCCGGTCCTTCCAAGCGGCCATGCGAAAGTAAAAGATAACTTTTATTTCCAATTTTTAGTAAAAGGCCAAAGTCCTGTTCCTATGCAAAAAGCTTTTTTGGCTTGTAAAGAAGCAAAACTGATCCCAAGCGCTTTCCGTCTCCACATCGATATCAACCCTCTAAATACTTTTTTTTAA